A genomic window from Diospyros lotus cultivar Yz01 chromosome 2, ASM1463336v1, whole genome shotgun sequence includes:
- the LOC127794225 gene encoding putative receptor-like protein kinase At3g47110 — protein MALLAFKSKIVHDPEGVMDSWNNSVHFCNWQGVKCGKRHRRVTILDLHASRLAGFISSYIGNLSFLRVLSLANNTFQGEIPPQVGNLFRLQVLALYNNSLTGEIPTNLSHCSNLLHFIIARNKLVGKLPTELSSLSKLIHLKVSINNFSGEIPSFIGNLTSLEFISASFNAFTGTIPEALGQLQNLTFLSLGVNKLSGKIPSSMYNLSSLIVLNLIENQLSGNIPSELGSMFPHLQHLGLGANHFTGPLPVSLPNFSNIALLALDVNHFSGKISIDFKLLPRLYHLTLSVNNLGTGEPDEMDFLQSLVNCTNLQILSVAFNQLKGSLPKSIGNLSATISVLGLSQNHIYGEIPSEISHLVGLTWLTLGDNEFKGRIPYNIGNLQNLQALHLSSNLLEGDVPNTIGNLSSLIHFYLNDNILQGNVPVTLGNCQRLLLLDLSSNNLTGAIPRELFGISAFSISLNLSGNHLSGHLPLEVGNLKNLAELDVSQNDLSGEFPTTLGRCNSLVALYLQGNFFKGSVPSSLQSLRGLWNLDLSRNNLSGQIPKYLEKFILNNLNLSFNDFEGEVPIEGVFSNATAISVTGNPKLCGGVPELHLPTCTMKQSKKHRTSLKIILLISIASVAIVVVVVSKLFCCSKKKNKDLNFDSLSINAFYRISYDSLLQATEGFSLTHLIGTGSSGSVYKAILGETTVAVKVLNHQRQGVSRSFRAECEALGRIRHKNLIKILTSCSSVDFQGNDFKAIVYEFMPRGSLERWLHPDPKMENHQDNHVVGLNLLQRINVAIDVASALEYLHRHCHTPIIHCDLKPSNILLDADMVAHVGDFGLAKLILEMNQNQSSTTVGVRGTIGYAAPEYGLGSEVSRDGDVYSFGILLLEMMTGKRPTESMFQAGLNLHTFARMAIPDHVMAIVDSKLVCNDEEEVAASTNNEGRRATTHPRNNSNENDCLIHMIKIGVACSMESPQDRLNISNVVRELNIIRDIFQGLRKGNNA, from the exons ATGGCATTGTTAGCCTTCAAGTCCAAAATTGTTCACGACCCGGAAGGAGTTATGGATTCATGGAATAATTCTGTCCACTTCTGCAATTGGCAAGGGGTTAAGTGTGGCAAGCGACACCGGCGAGTCACCATCTTGGACTTGCATGCGAGCAGGTTAGCGGGATTCATATCATCTTACATAGGAAACTTGAGCTTCCTTCGAGTCTTGAGCCTCGCTAACAACACCTTTCAAGGCGAAATCCCACCACAAGTTGGCAATCTATTCAGGCTGCAGGTACTAGCCTTGTATAATAATTCACTGACAGGTGAAATCCCAACCAACTTATCTCACTGCTCCAATCTTTTACATTTCATAATTGCTAGGAACAAGTTGGTTGGTAAACTCCCAACAGAGCTTAGCTCATTGTCAAAGCTCATTCATCTTAAAGTGTCGATAAACAATTTTAGCGGAGAGATTCCCTCTTTTATTGGAAATCTTACGTCTCTTGAGTTTATAAGTGCATCTTTCAATGCTTTCACAGGAACCATCCCAGAGGCCTTGGGCCAGCTCCAAAATTTAACTTTCCTTTCATTGGGTGTCAATAAACTCTCTGGTAAGATACCTTCATCTATGTACAACCTTTCATCTTTGATTGTACTCAACTTAATAGAAAACCAACTCTCCGGCAACATTCCATCAGAACTTGGTTCTATGTTTCCCCACCTTCAACATCTAGGGCTCGGCGCTAACCATTTCACAGGTCCTTTACCTGTGTCACTGCCTAACTTTTCAAATATAGCACTTCTAGCGTTGGACGTCAACCATTTTAGTGGGAAAATATCAATCGATTTCAAACTCCTGCCTCGCCTCTATCATTTAACTCTAAGTGTCAATAATTTGGGAACTGGAGAACCTGATGAAATGGATTTTCTTCAATCTTTGGTTAATTGCACAAATTTGCAAATATTGAGCGTTGCATTCAACCAACTAAAAGGATCCTTGCCAAAGAGCATTGGGAACCTCTCGGCCACAATATCTGTCTTAGGCTTATCACAAAACCATATATATGGAGAGATCCCTTCCGAAATAAGCCATCTAGTAGGACTAACTTGGCTAACCCTGGGTGATAATGAATTCAAGGGCAGAATTCCCTACAATATTGGCAATCTTCAAAACCTACAGGCACTGCATCTTAGTTCCAACTTGCTAGAAGGAGATGTTCCCAATACAATAGGAAACCTCTCATCCTTGATCCATTTTTACTTGAATGACAACATATTGCAAGGAAACGTTCCTGTGACCCTCGGAAATTGCCAACGATTGTTATTGCTAGATCTTTCCTCCAATAACCTGACAGGAGCCATTCCTAGAGAACTCTTTGGCATTTCAGCCTTTTCCATTTCACTCAACTTATCAGGGAACCATTTGTCTGGCCACCTACCCTTAGAAGTTGgcaatttgaaaaatttggcaGAGCTGGATGTATCTCAAAATGACTTGTCTGGTGAGTTTCCAACCACGCTTGGTAGATGCAATAGTCTTGTGGCCCTCTACCTACAAGGAAACTTCTTCAAAGGATCTGTACCTTCATCGTTACAGTCCCTTAGAGGTCTTTGGAATTTGGATCTTTCTCGAAACAACTTGTCTGGTCAAATCCCAAAGTACTTGGAAAAATTCATTTTGAACAATTTGAATTTGTCTTTCAACGATTTTGAGGGTGAAGTTCCAATCGAAGGAGTTTTCTCAAATGCAACTGCGATATCAGTCACGGGGAATCCCAAACTTTGTGGAGGCGTACCTGAATTACACTTGCCAACATGCACCATGAAACAATCGAAGAAACATCGAACGTCTCTTAAAATCATCTTGCTGATCTCTATCGCATCTGTGGCAATTGTAGTTGTTGTGGTCTCGAAATTATTTTGTTGCtccaagaaaaagaacaaagatttaaattttgattcgTTATCAATTAATGCATTCTATAGAATATCATACGACAGCCTCCTCCAAGCAACTGAAGGCTTCTCTTTAACACACTTGATTGGAACGGGCAGTTCTGGCTCTGTATACAAAGCAATATTGGGGGAAACAACTGTAGCAGTTAAAGTGCTTAACCATCAACGTCAAGGGGTGTCCAGGAGCTTCAGGGCCGAGTGCGAAGCCTTGGGAAGAATCCGACACAAAAATCTAATCAAGATTTTGACTTCTTGTTCAAGTGTTGATTTTCAGGGCAATGACTTCAAAGCTATAGTTTACGAGTTCATGCCCCGGGGGAGTTTGGAGAGGTGGTTGCATCCAGATCCAAAAATGGAAAACCATCAAGACAATCATGTCGTGGGACTTAATCTTCTACAAAGAATAAATGTAGCCATTGATGTGGCTTCTGCACTAGAGTATCTGCATCGCCACTGCCACACACCAATTATTCATTGTGATCTAAAGCCAAGCAACATTCTTCTTGACGCAGACATGGTTGCCCATGTTGGAGATTTTGGGTTGGCCAAGTTAATATTAGAaatgaatcaaaatcaaagcAGTACTACAGTGGGCGTGAGAGGAACCATTGGCTATGCAGCTCCAG AATATGGGCTTGGAAGTGAGGTCTCAAGGGATGGAGATGTCTATAGCTTTGGGATCTTGCTATTGGAGATGATGACAGGAAAAAGGCCAACTGAGTCGATGTTTCAGGCAGGTCTCAATCTCCACACTTTTGCCAGGATGGCCATACCCGACCATGTGATGGCCATTGTGGATTCGAAACTCGTGTGTAATGACGAAGAAGAAGTGGCTGCATCGACCAATAACGAGGGGAGGAGGGCAACCACCCACCCAAGAAATAACAGTAACGAAAATGATTGCTTGATTCATATGATCAAGATTGGAGTGGCATGTTCCATGGAGTCACCCCAAGATAGGTTGAACATAAGCAATGTTGTTCGTGAATTGAACATAATTAGGGACATTTTTCAAGGGCTCCGGAAGGGTAATAATGCTTAG